From the genome of Tenrec ecaudatus isolate mTenEca1 chromosome 1, mTenEca1.hap1, whole genome shotgun sequence:
TAACATGCACTGACTCTCCCTGTGGAGGGCTTTGGGCAGCTGGACCTCTGCCCTCTGTCCTCTCTTGTGTGTCCCTGCTTCATACCCACTGGCTCCTGTCCGTGGTTCCTTCATCATCACAGACCGTGCTTCATCTGCCTCTGTTTTTGCCTCCTTGACAAATGGGAACCCCATTCAGGCGTCGTGGCAGGTGGTgagtgcctccccccaccccaagagacCTGTGTTGGGATGAAAATTTCCTAGGGGAACCAGAGGGCTCTGAGAGGCTCTCTGGTTTCTGTTTCACTCGCCACATGGAAAGAGAGCCCACTGCAAGCTTTCTAGAAGATCCGTTCCGACGGCTCTGTGAAGCATACTTAGAAGAAGTTTGATTTCTGAATGAGTTAAAACTGCCCTCAAAACTGACGTTCTTGAATTAACAATTCACCAAAGACAACATGCAAGTGGCCAATTGAAACAATGCTCACCATTATtagctctaaagcagtggttctcaacctgtgggtcgcaacccctttgtgggtggaacgaccttttcacaggggtcccccgattcatcacagtagcaaaatgacagtgacgaagaagcaatgaaaataatgttatggttgggggggtcaccacaacttgaggaactgtattcaagggtcgcagcattaggaaggttgagaaccactgctctaaaggaaagaCAGATTGAAAGTGCCAACAAACAGAAACTAGCAATGCCCGGAGAGGTTGTGGAGAGATTCAAAGACTCTTACATTGCTGAGGGGACACCAACACGCGCAGCCATGACAGAAAGCAGTGGGACTAGAAATGCCAGGTGACCCAGCAGTCTCTACTGGGTTTCATGCCCCAAAGAAATACAGACAAAAACACAAACAGATACATGCGCACCCATGTTTATTGACGTGCTGTCCATGAGGGCAAAGATGGAGTGGATACGTAGACTGTGATGCACAGAGACGATGGAATATTAGATGCATCTCAGAAAAGCAGTGTTGCGTCTGTGAAACACGTCATGACGGGGACAAATGGGAAGCTATCACGCTCAGCAATGTGAGTCAATCTCGTAAAGACGGACACTGCAGGAGACCGCTGTTCTGAAGAGAAAAGCAAGAAAGGTGTTTTCACACCAAAAGACGGTGACTTTGAAAACTGTGGGGAGGATCGGGCGGTaggaaaaggaagagaaaggggaGGGCGGGGCTGCTAGGAAAATGATCGTTTCAACATacagtcaattaaaaaaaaagttctttaCCAAGGTCAGGCTTTCTTTTTAATTCCCCCAATATGTCGTAAAAGGCTTTATATTTACTCGCTATTCAGAGAAAAGCTACAGGCTCGAAGAGTCTCCAGGTTCCCCAGTGAAGAGCAAAGGAGGCGCATAAAGCTTACTCTGGTGGTCCACACGCTCTCTTCTTTTCTCTCACCAGGACCGAGATGACCacggccacccctttgggggctacCACCTTTTTCTCATTGAACATGACCACGAGGGGAGAAGACTTCCTGTATAAGAGTAAGGCACCTTGacttgaggggtggggagggctgggggtcagtcaCAGCTCCTGCGCGGGACAAACACCACAGCCTACGGTAGAGGTCAAGTGTAGCCTCTGGAAGCAATGGCCTGGGCCTGACCACCTTTGTGGCCCTGGGTACTTGACTTCACTGCTCTGCGCCTCCCTTTCCTCATCCGCAAGGTGACGGCTTTCATTGGCGCTACCACATAAGGGGTTTGTGAGGCCTAAACAAGACAGTCACTGTAAAGAGCTTAGAATAACTTGGGGTGCATACTAGTAATCTGACAAGTATTGTGGTGAAGGCGAGGATGACGATTATCATCATTTTGCTACTACGGCGCCTATGACTCTATTTTTATGTTGGAAACTTGGAGTCCAGAGTACAATAGAAGTTTGAATCTTTTGTAAGATGACCCTAAGTCTTAAAAGATGGCTGATTTGTTGGCAGTGGATGGCCAGGCCTGCCCACCTGCTGGTGAGCATCTGAGTGTGGTAAGCATGGGCATCACTCGGAGCCGTGGATGATTctgttttttgtttaatttagaTGATTTTGTCCCTCCGCTGCCACCAGACAGGATCACCAGATTTAGCAAATAAAGAAAAGCACCCACCATTTTTATAATGATATCATTTAGTATAAGGACGTCCCGTACAATCTTTGGGACAGTTATACTGAAAAAACGATCTGCTTTCTATGGACACTTAAATGTAGATGGGTGTGCTCTATTTTATCGGGGTTTCCTACCCCCAGGAGCCTTTTGGTAAAGTCTAGAGACATTTCGGGGTGATTCATAACTGGAGGGGAGGTGCTATTGACATATCCTGAGCAGAAGCCAGAGAGGCTGCTAAACAGAGGACCAGACCCAAGCCCAGCCCACTCCTGtccagttcattctgactcatagcaaccttgtaggacccAGGAGAAGTGCCtcttgggttttctgagactgtcaatttttcctgtagcagacagcctcatcgttatcccagggagtggctgggggggggggggaggctgaaTAGCCCCTCTTGTCGTGAGGTGCCCGCTGTACCAGTAGGACTCCTATTCACAGgacagccccccccacacacaccccagaatGAACCAGCTGAGCTTGAGAACCCTGAGCTACTGCACCCTCCTCAGGAAGGACAAAGGAAAGTGAGTCTGGAGTGGTTTTCCCAccttctcctttctcccttccaGTCTTGCTTCCTATGAGTCTTTGCATCATTTTGTTAAATAAACATCGTATGAAAACATTACATGTTTTCCAAAAAGTACACAAATCACAAGTGCACAGCTGGGTGCATGGTCTCGAAGTGAACACACTCCTGTAAGCAGCCCCCCAGGAGGATCCCAGGAGTCTCCATGCTCTTCCAGCCaccatcccccacccacccagggtgCCCACTCTTCTGACTCCCACCCGCATAGATGAGTTCTCCCTGTTGTGAATTCAATTTAAGTGGGATCACACTGTACATTCTTCGGTGTCTGACAGCTGTTGCTCAACATTGCATTCATGTGCGCGTATTTTAATGGTTGCAACATGGTGTGTGTACATTGTTTTAGTTTCTACACATATGTCATCCTAAGTGTCCTGTATGTTACCCTGGTCCCCATAATCATCTTTAAATTATTGGATATTTCACAGGCTACATATGTATACTATAGCTATTTAACCATTCccactgttatggattgaattatgtcctCCCCCCCAAAAATTTACGGTGGGCTCCTAACCCCTATACATGGGAGTATGATTCCATTTGGGAGTAGGAGGTCGCTCTCATGCTGGTGTGTCTTGAGCCTTGTCTTAGTTATCTCATGCCGAGATAGAGAAATACAAGTGgatggctttcacaaacagaagcTTAAGCTCTCCCAATGGAAGAGGCTGAGAGTCCAAGTTCAGGGTGCTCTAGGAAAAGCTTTATCCCTGTGTCAGCTCTAGTGGAAGATGCTTGTCTCCTTTCAGTGTCTGTAAGCTTGGTGTGCCTGGGTGCCAATCTGCCCCTGGGTCTAGGATGTTCTCCGCACAGGGACCCTTGGTACAACTACACAGTCCGCTCCCCACTCATCTTTCCCTGTGATAGGTGCCCCCTTCTCTGTCGGCCTTTTTTCTTTTCATCTGACACACACCCTAAGCAGGAGACTCCCCTTATATCCAGACCAGAGCAGCGGCCTGAGTGAGGCTGTTGCAGTCCACTCTCATCGCCTTCCAACTGACTGGGTGACGGCACCAGATCGCATCGTGGGGGTGATTTATCATTACACAGCTGTCAGGCCACTGAGAATCAAGGCCCCGCCAAGCTGATACTGATTAGTAGCAGGGGTGCTGCAATTCAATCCATGAAAACCTAGTGACTTTGGAGGTTTAGAAGAGCAGATTGGACACATAGATCCACAAGGAGCACTCCAAGGGGCTCTGGGGAGACCGGCAGAGGGTGTGAGACAGGGGCGCTCTCCCCTTGTCCCCTGACCGGGCCTGGAATTCAGGCTTCCAGCCTCCTAAACAATGAGAAAACAATATGTTAAGGCCAGCCACTTCTGTTGTGGCAACACTAAGAAAGTGCTGCTGTTGTGTTTGTGTGTCGTGCTGATTAAAGTGAGACGTACTGCACACAGTAGAGGGGGTGTCTAAGGTGGAGGAGTGGGAATGGAGGCtgacccaaaccaaaaaccaaacccactgccagcaagtagaTTCTGACGCACAGCAGCCTTGCGGGAGGACAGAATCTAATTGCCCCAGcgggtttcctaggctgaaatctctatgggagcaagtcgccaggtcttttctcccatgggacAACTGTGAGGTCAAGCCACAGGCCTTTTGCTTAAACCCCTTGCTTAACCTCTGTTAAGCTCCTTCTCTGAGAAACAGTACGGCACTCATGTTAAAGTGCCGCCGTAACTAGCTTCATTCATACAACTTTTGCTCTATGGGGGATTACGCCTTTCAGGTACCGTGCCTCAGGTCAAAAAGATGTAAAGTATACACATGGTTAAGggtgttaatatttttaatgtcTATTCTGATAAGGATGTTGGTCCTGAACCTTTACTTAGTTTGACATTGAGACTGGGAGCCGATATTGACTTAAGAATCGGAGATGTTATCAGCAAGGACACTGGCTATAGCCTCATTATTAATAGTGAAAACTTAACAACAAACAAGGATATACCCTCACTAGGGAATTTGTAAACAGACTAGGATACATCCAAACAGTGGAATCCTATGCAGCCTTTAACAATCATGAAGAAAAATACGTAATGCCATGGAAGGGTGGCCATTGTTATAAAGCAGGATGTGGGACCCGGTGTCATTCTCATAGAGAGCATCGTCTTACATGTGTAGAGTATTTCCTTCAGATGCTGTTTCAGGACAGGTGAAATGATGGAGGTGGTAACTGGATGAGTGGTTTCTTAGGGTTGGGGCAAGGGAGCTTGGGGATAAGTGGGAagctaatgagtacaagaaagaagagaatattccagaattgattgtggggatgatcgCACTGTTATGTTTAATGTTTGAACTGTTGATTTATGATAtacaaattatatgtcaataaaactattaaaattttaaaatctttttaaccTTAAAAAGATAACATAAAAAGATTCATGTTCATAAATAAAACTAACACATTATTCAAAAAGAGAGATAAGTAGGCATTTCATAATCATGTATTCAAAAGCACAACATAGTGGTGAAATGTATATGTCTACAAGATCAGTTATTGATCAATGAGGTTTTTATTCCCATCTCCCACCCCcttctttgcttgtttttatattttaatagttgCCTATAAACATCACTTAGGACCCTTGTATTATCAACACGAGGGgaggttgttttatttttctgtttctcaAAAGAAACGTGAAGCTCTATTGGGCTGCTGAGCATCTGCCTGGACCTGAGGCAGAGAGAGTTTTGGCAGGTGAAGTGCTACTGAGCTGGACCCTCCAAGCCCCGTCAGGTAGAGGTGTGCCCgagagcagtgggtctccaccttcctcgtgccgtgaccctttcatccagttcctcatggggtgctgaccccccaaccatcacatttttgttgctgcttcatcactgtcattttgctactttgatgaatcatcatgtaaatatctgatatgcaggatgtattttcatcgttacaaattgaacataattaaacataaatcacaaaacaatgtgtaattatatatgtgaaatatatatgtgttttccgacagtgttaggcgacccttgtgaaagggtcattcaacccccaaaggggtcgtgacccacagattgagaacagctgctctcgGTGAGCTTCCCATGACCCAGCGGGGGTTGTCAAATGCCACAGTAGGCCTCCTCCAGCCCCTTGCATGCCTCTGAGTCTGCATGCCCCATCTCCTCTCCCACAGGTTCGGGCGCCATCGTCGCTGCCATCGTGGTGGTTGTTGTCGTCCTCTTCACCGTGGTTCTGGTCCTGCTGAAGGTGTACAACAGGTATGGGATGGCCCAGGCTGTAGACTGGCCTGCTCCCCTCAGCAAAGGCAGAGGGAACAGGACCTGACATCTGTGGGCGCAGCCATGGGCCCAGCAGTAGGACTCCATCCTCAGTGCTCCAACCCTTGCTGGGCCCTTTTCTGATATCGGCACCTAGGGAAGTATTTTAAAGGTATAATGGTAAAGACTTTGAGCACTATGGTGAACGCTGGTGTGTAACTGAGGCAGTAGAGGGTGCTCCTGTCCTCTTCTCTTGACCAGCGCCCTGCTGTCGCTGCCACGGCAGTGGTTGAAGTGGCACTTACTAGAACCCACATACGCCTTGACTCTACGTTTGGAGAGCAAATTGGGAGGAATAATGTTATTTGACCGCATGAAGATAAATGTACTAACCTTCATAGGCTCACTGTCATTTGCTAAAAGGTTATTCTTTTGAGGgaagaaatcaaaataaaaagGCTCTTATTACAACCACCTCAGAGATCTGGCAGCCATTAAAAATTATAGAtaaatagatggatagatagaattTGAAGTGTATTTTTTATGAAGAAAGAGGTTTATGATTTATTATCAACATTTACAAAACCACACGCACATTATGATCATAGATGTGGGGCATGTACACATCCATACCCCGGGGAAACTGGAGAGGTCCACAGCAGACTGGCGACAGTGTCTGCGTGGTCGGATGCTCGGTTGTAAGGAGAAATCGTGTTTTCTTATTTGTGAATAGCAgtgttgtggattgaattgtgtccccaccCGCCCATGCACCCTGCCTGCCAATTAGGTTCTGTGAACTCTAAGCTGTATGCCTAGGGttctaatcccatttgggaatgagttGTCTTTGTTACATTCATCAGGCAGAATTAGTGTAGCATGTTTCCTGATCACACTCTTTtgcgatataaaagagattaaacaagcaagcagagGTGAGGGAAGATAGAGTTTTAGTTACAAAGGGaacgaaaatgctttgaaaatgatgatggcaacatatgcacaagtgtgagtgacacaattgatgtatggcttgttataagagctggaagagcccccagcaAAATGACAGAAGAAGAAGGAGACAAAGGACCTTTCCCAgacctgacacatggagaaatcCTCCCCCGAATTCAGACCTCCGCTCTCTTAAACTGTGAGAAAGTGAGTTTTGGTCAGTTAAagccgtccccctggggtgtttcTGTCGCAGCAGCGCTAGAGAGCTAAGACAAGTCAGAGGCACGCACTGCTTTCATAGGCTGTTCATTCAACCAGGACAGGCAGCCAGGGTGCCCCCATACGTGGCTCCGTGCTCTTGACACGGATGAACTTCTTtaaccctcccaacccccagtgtGGCTATCACTGCTCTCTCCAATACTACAGGTCAGGGAACTGAGGCAAAGACAAACTTAGTAACACGCCCAGATTAACCTCCCATCCattgccctggagtcagttctgaccctggtggccctgtaagacaaagtggaactgccccctggggattGCAGAGCTGTAATCTCTATGAAAGCCGGCCGCCTCAGCTTTCCCCCACagtgaggctggtgggtttgaaccacagacctttgggttagctgccaagtgcttaaccagtgTGCCATGCCACCAGCTCTCCTTCTGCCCAAGGTTATTCAGCCCTAATTGTCAGAGTCGAGATTCAAAAACAGTCTGTTTTGCTTCACAGTGAATATTCTCACCACTTCAGATAACAAAAGTAACATTAAAAGTTGTTTTGTAAGATCTGGAGGGTGGTACAATCGGGACCTCATCAGACCTCAGTGTCAGTCCTCCATCTTTGTTGGCGCTCTCAGCCTCTTTCATCCTACCCTGCTTACACTGAGGCCTGGGGGGAATGACGAGAGCCGAAGTGAGAGCCAGGCTGTTACACGCAGGCAAGTCCGTTCATCTCTGTGTCTGCTCTTGGAATCTTAACATGGAAAAGCGTGAGAGTGTGGCGTTTGCATCCTGGCGGCCTGTTTCCTACCGTGTGTGGAGGTGAAGGTGTGAGGactgcactccctctgcaaataGTTGACAGTTTGAAAGACCtgtgcacgcgcacgtgtgtgtaaaccaggggagagagagagagagtcagtgtGGCGAAACGCGAACCTTTGGTGGATCCAGGTGAAGGGTGTCCTAGTGCTCTTCCATGCAACTGTTTGAGGGTTTGAAATTTTATAAAAAGAATTGTGTTGAACTAACAAGGTGAAACCAACTGTAGACAATAGAATTAATGATTTTACTCTGCTACTAAATTTTGTGGCAAATGAAATGAAAGGTGGGGCTAtgcatgttatatatatatatatatattctcttctTAGCCATGTGAAACGTTTCCAGCAATGAGCTTAACAGGTGTAATGAGACTGCAGAAGTTAACTCACACTACAGCTGCAGACTGAAAAGTTGAATATCTTGGTCTTGTCTGTCATAGGGTCAACCATTCGATATTCATTAATAGAAACAATttaaattaaataactaatcTCAGTTAAAGAAAccatttaaaagaaaaccaaaacaccaaaggATCAAACTAGCTAAGTTCCTTTCCAGACATAAATCCTGTGGTTGACCACTAAGCACTATGATTTACTAATGATCTACATCACTCTCTTCATACACCACATTCATTGAACCCAAGCCCCGTCAGATACAGATAGAAAGGTCCAACCTGGCGTATGTATCTCATTACAGGAAAATGAGGACCAGACGAGAACTGGAGCCCAAGGGCCCCAAGCCAGCCTCCCCTCCTGCCCTGGGCCCGAACAACAGCAACAGCCAACAGCCTGCCACTGTAACCCTCACCCCTGTTGATGTCCACCTGGAGAACCGATGACGACACCACCACATTACCTTGTGCTCTCTCAGCCACGGTCCAAAGAGCCTTCTCCAGCATCCAGACCAAGAAGCACGTTTCTCCTCTGGCAGCTTCCCTGAGCTCTTCCAGTCACGTCCATGGAGCATCTTTGTCTGCGATCGCTGATGCTTCATG
Proteins encoded in this window:
- the NCMAP gene encoding noncompact myelin-associated protein, which produces MTTATPLGATTFFSLNMTTRGEDFLYKSSGAIVAAIVVVVVVLFTVVLVLLKVYNRKMRTRRELEPKGPKPASPPALGPNNSNSQQPATVTLTPVDVHLENR